Proteins from a genomic interval of Candidatus Rubidus massiliensis:
- a CDS encoding biopolymer transport protein ExbD, which translates to MIKKRNNYVIEEPPINLTPLIDVVFVVLIIFILIAPILEIDKISLAQNSQNEWKQTLKNQSPMLIQVKKDNSITFNQQKVNLVQLKELLKKAKNHYPKINPQLFQDKEAHFGIYQAIKNITEELGFEELDVILKPA; encoded by the coding sequence ATGATAAAAAAAAGAAATAACTACGTAATCGAAGAACCACCTATTAATTTAACCCCGCTAATAGATGTGGTATTCGTCGTTTTAATTATTTTTATTTTAATTGCACCTATTTTGGAAATCGACAAAATCAGCCTTGCCCAAAATAGTCAAAACGAATGGAAGCAAACATTAAAAAACCAAAGTCCTATGCTTATTCAGGTAAAAAAAGATAACTCCATTACCTTTAATCAGCAAAAAGTCAACTTAGTTCAATTAAAAGAATTATTAAAAAAAGCTAAAAATCATTACCCTAAAATAAATCCTCAACTATTTCAGGATAAGGAAGCACATTTTGGGATCTATCAAGCCATTAAAAATATTACAGAAGAATTGGGTTTTGAAGAGTTAGATGTGATTTTAAAACCGGCTTAA
- the ycfH gene encoding putative deoxyribonuclease YcfH has protein sequence MYIDSHAHLSCETLTDLVDSFAKRAKDANVAAIINICTDKKSFEKGLEIATKYPWVYNTAATPPHTIEEEGEKFFPLFKEAAKNKQIVALGEFGLDYYYEHSPKEIQKKFLVKYFHLAQEFNLPVVIHCRNAFDDFFEILDQEYKGQGVLHCFTGTLEEAKKVIDRGWYLSLSGIVTFKKSLDLQEVAKYVPLEQLLIETDSPYLAPQSKRGKQNEPSYIVEIAHFVANLKKLDSNLFNHQMKKNLKALFNLPI, from the coding sequence ATGTATATTGACTCTCATGCCCACTTGAGCTGTGAAACTTTAACTGATTTAGTCGATAGCTTTGCAAAAAGAGCAAAAGACGCAAACGTCGCAGCAATTATTAATATTTGCACGGATAAAAAAAGTTTTGAAAAGGGTCTTGAGATAGCCACTAAGTATCCTTGGGTGTACAATACAGCCGCCACTCCTCCTCATACGATTGAAGAAGAAGGGGAAAAATTTTTTCCCCTTTTTAAAGAAGCTGCAAAAAATAAACAAATTGTAGCCTTAGGAGAGTTTGGTCTAGACTATTATTACGAACATTCTCCTAAAGAAATTCAAAAAAAATTTTTAGTTAAATATTTCCATCTAGCGCAAGAATTTAATTTACCTGTAGTCATTCACTGTAGAAACGCTTTTGACGATTTTTTTGAAATTTTAGACCAAGAGTATAAAGGACAAGGGGTATTGCATTGTTTTACAGGAACGTTAGAAGAAGCAAAAAAAGTCATCGATAGAGGATGGTATCTTTCATTAAGTGGCATTGTTACTTTTAAGAAAAGTTTAGATCTTCAAGAAGTGGCAAAATATGTACCTTTGGAGCAACTGCTTATCGAAACAGATTCTCCTTACCTCGCTCCTCAGAGTAAAAGAGGCAAACAAAATGAACCAAGTTACATAGTTGAAATAGCTCATTTTGTCGCTAACTTAAAAAAATTGGATAGTAATCTTTTCAATCATCAGATGAAAAAGAACCTTAAAGCATTATTTAACCTTCCTATTTAA
- the exbB_2 gene encoding Biopolymer transport protein ExbB: MNVNKNFLLTNPFIDAYIQSDFLGKVIFMALITLSIISWIVIVYKCWLLVKIKKESKKTKFFFKNHTVIPLTQENSFSPVDPFNQIYQVAKKTTLDLLSKNYQYNATTFLSRSDIELIEGQLQSQIAQQTKILEKNLFFLSTIVSLAPFLGLLGTVWGILITFAGLQNQGMSQSNQVILGGLSLALSTTVIGLIDAIPALIGYNYLKNTIYNYEMEMQTFSTDMLSSVEMQYRKVDA, encoded by the coding sequence ATGAATGTAAATAAAAACTTTCTTTTAACAAATCCATTTATAGACGCTTATATTCAATCAGATTTTTTAGGAAAAGTCATTTTTATGGCCTTAATTACTCTTTCCATTATAAGTTGGATAGTAATCGTTTATAAATGTTGGCTCTTGGTAAAAATTAAAAAAGAATCAAAAAAAACAAAATTTTTTTTTAAAAATCATACAGTGATTCCCTTAACTCAAGAAAATTCCTTTTCGCCTGTGGATCCTTTTAATCAAATCTATCAAGTGGCCAAGAAAACGACTTTAGATCTTTTGAGTAAGAATTATCAATATAATGCGACAACGTTTTTATCTAGATCTGATATTGAATTAATCGAGGGACAACTCCAATCGCAGATCGCGCAGCAAACAAAAATTTTAGAAAAAAATCTTTTCTTTTTATCTACAATTGTAAGTCTGGCTCCTTTTCTTGGATTATTAGGAACTGTGTGGGGTATTTTGATCACTTTTGCAGGTCTTCAAAATCAAGGCATGAGTCAATCTAATCAAGTTATTTTAGGGGGATTATCTTTAGCTTTATCTACAACAGTTATTGGTTTAATTGATGCAATACCCGCCCTGATTGGTTATAACTATTTAAAAAACACCATTTATAATTACGAAATGGAGATGCAAACTTTTTCCACAGACATGCTCTCTTCTGTTGAAATGCAATACCGCAAAGTTGACGCATGA
- the dsbD gene encoding Thiol:disulfide interchange protein DsbD precursor, with translation MFRLLWVLMSVALLSIYPMHGDEPPLKEAVNSSWSLEEASQETEAVKTQLLSEHKTIKPGESFWLALHVNVKEDWHIYWKNPGDSGMPFSINWELPEGIQLEKIDWPYPQRFKQDEVYGFGYGETVTFLAKFNTNEQLALKEHTLTANLKWVMCSSSNCVPGFQDLSITLPAKDQVSSYTEHKQLFAQARDKIPETKWEASGFRKDGFIYVQIKHPSKSGKKYETALFFPEKGDMVDHTIDPVLTSGESNEYALILKDKEEETSSNLKGVVVLKANTVTPSQQAVEINIPLNNTSEPIASSQIITNLNPTISHNNELENNFLLALVFAFVGGMILNLMPCVLPVMSFKVMGFVKMSGEDRKTTFLHGVIFSLGVLISFWALASVLLILQAYGSSVGWGFQLQEPIFVGALATLLFVMGLNLFGVFEMGTSVMAAAGGINANRSGAFTQSFLSGVLATVVATPCTGPFLGSAVGYALTLPPIGSLSIFTFLGLGMSFPYLLLAGVPSLLKFMPKPGAWMVIFKEAMGFLMMATVIWLVWVFSAQTTLLSSIVLLCAFFIIAVGCWVYGKWGHSSLKKMTKIAVKGILAFCMVTGGTLIYQASQGVEVERVVSTQEDWEPFSPERVAELRKQGIPVFIDFTAKWCLICQTNHMVFNKKDVSDKFAEKKVVKMKADWTRNDPVITAELKKHGRSGVPLYVLYEGMEDSQPLVLPQVLTADTVIQHLDDMKEKKV, from the coding sequence ATGTTTCGATTGTTGTGGGTCTTAATGTCAGTTGCTCTATTGTCAATTTATCCTATGCACGGAGATGAGCCCCCTCTAAAAGAAGCAGTTAATAGTAGTTGGAGTTTAGAAGAAGCTTCCCAAGAAACGGAGGCTGTAAAAACGCAATTACTCTCAGAACATAAAACTATAAAACCCGGTGAGTCTTTTTGGCTCGCTCTGCACGTTAATGTTAAAGAAGATTGGCATATTTACTGGAAAAATCCAGGGGATAGTGGTATGCCTTTTTCGATTAACTGGGAATTGCCTGAAGGGATTCAACTAGAAAAAATCGATTGGCCTTATCCTCAAAGATTTAAACAAGATGAAGTCTATGGATTTGGTTATGGAGAAACTGTCACATTTTTAGCCAAATTTAATACCAATGAGCAGTTGGCCTTAAAAGAACATACTTTAACAGCTAATTTAAAGTGGGTCATGTGCTCTTCTTCAAATTGTGTACCAGGTTTTCAAGATCTTTCTATAACTTTACCTGCAAAAGACCAAGTTTCCTCTTATACGGAGCATAAACAATTATTTGCTCAAGCAAGAGACAAAATTCCCGAAACAAAATGGGAAGCTTCAGGTTTTCGCAAAGATGGGTTTATTTATGTACAAATTAAGCACCCGTCTAAGTCAGGCAAAAAATATGAAACAGCTTTGTTTTTTCCAGAAAAAGGAGACATGGTCGATCACACTATAGATCCTGTGCTAACTTCTGGTGAGTCGAATGAATATGCTTTAATATTAAAAGATAAAGAGGAAGAGACAAGTTCTAACTTAAAAGGTGTAGTCGTTTTAAAAGCCAACACTGTTACACCCTCTCAACAAGCTGTTGAGATTAATATTCCTCTAAACAATACCTCTGAACCTATCGCTTCTTCTCAAATTATCACTAATTTGAACCCGACGATTTCTCATAATAATGAACTGGAAAATAACTTTTTGTTGGCTCTGGTGTTTGCTTTTGTGGGAGGAATGATTTTAAACTTAATGCCTTGTGTATTGCCTGTTATGTCTTTTAAGGTAATGGGTTTTGTAAAAATGTCTGGCGAAGATCGAAAGACGACTTTTTTACATGGAGTTATCTTTTCTTTAGGTGTTTTAATTTCTTTTTGGGCTTTAGCTTCAGTTTTATTGATTTTGCAAGCTTATGGCTCATCTGTAGGATGGGGATTTCAATTACAAGAACCTATCTTTGTAGGGGCATTAGCCACTCTACTTTTCGTCATGGGATTAAATTTATTTGGTGTGTTTGAAATGGGCACATCTGTTATGGCAGCAGCTGGTGGGATTAATGCAAATCGATCTGGCGCGTTTACGCAGTCTTTTTTAAGCGGTGTTTTAGCAACGGTTGTAGCGACGCCTTGTACAGGCCCTTTTTTAGGTTCAGCTGTGGGCTACGCTCTTACATTACCACCTATTGGATCTCTTTCAATCTTTACATTCTTAGGACTTGGAATGTCATTTCCTTACCTTCTTTTGGCAGGAGTTCCATCTTTATTAAAGTTTATGCCAAAGCCTGGTGCTTGGATGGTTATTTTTAAAGAAGCTATGGGCTTTTTAATGATGGCGACAGTGATCTGGTTAGTTTGGGTATTTAGTGCGCAAACTACTTTGTTATCCTCAATTGTTTTGTTATGTGCATTTTTTATTATTGCTGTTGGCTGTTGGGTTTATGGCAAGTGGGGACACTCCTCTTTGAAAAAAATGACCAAGATTGCAGTGAAAGGAATTTTAGCTTTTTGCATGGTTACGGGAGGCACACTTATTTACCAAGCAAGTCAAGGGGTAGAAGTGGAAAGAGTTGTTTCGACTCAAGAAGATTGGGAACCATTTTCTCCAGAACGTGTAGCGGAACTTAGAAAACAAGGAATACCAGTATTTATTGACTTTACAGCTAAGTGGTGTTTAATATGCCAAACTAATCATATGGTCTTTAATAAAAAAGACGTAAGTGATAAGTTTGCTGAGAAAAAAGTAGTAAAAATGAAAGCAGACTGGACTCGTAACGATCCAGTTATAACGGCTGAATTAAAAAAGCATGGTAGAAGTGGAGTGCCTTTATATGTATTATATGAAGGGATGGAAGATTCCCAACCTCTTGTGCTACCTCAGGTTTTGACAGCAGATACTGTTATTCAACATTTAGACGATATGAAAGAAAAAAAAGTGTAG
- the psd gene encoding Phosphatidylserine decarboxylase proenzyme yields the protein MNSLYYLNRETGKLEKESIYQEELLQFLYNDEWVSNKLGKQCLRLLRYPFISKAVGWWQKRSWTKKKIKNFIQAFDINSCEFEKEVEDFSSFNDFFIRKLKSSSRPIDPLKTSCIIPADGRYLFFENFDEKLGLFVKNKQFSLQEFLQDENLAQIFAKGSLVVGRLCPIDYHRFHFPCDGRVIQTKAINGWLYSVNPIALKKNSEIFCQNKRCLTLIDSPLYGRILYIEVGATCVGSIVQTYTNQLVKKGEEKGYFEFGGSTVVLLFEPGRLKFDEVLCQSSQQGIEIRCLFGQRMALALEHKECKS from the coding sequence ATGAACTCTCTTTATTACTTAAATCGCGAAACGGGAAAGCTTGAAAAAGAATCCATTTATCAAGAAGAATTACTGCAGTTTTTATACAATGATGAGTGGGTATCCAATAAACTTGGCAAGCAGTGTTTAAGATTGCTAAGATATCCATTTATCTCTAAAGCAGTGGGATGGTGGCAAAAAAGAAGTTGGACTAAAAAAAAAATAAAAAACTTTATACAAGCTTTTGATATCAATAGTTGTGAATTTGAAAAAGAAGTAGAAGATTTTTCCTCTTTTAATGACTTTTTTATCCGAAAATTAAAGTCGAGCAGCCGTCCTATAGATCCATTAAAAACTAGTTGTATTATACCAGCAGATGGGCGCTATTTATTTTTCGAGAACTTTGATGAAAAGTTAGGTCTTTTTGTTAAAAACAAGCAATTTTCTTTACAAGAGTTTTTGCAAGATGAAAATTTAGCTCAAATCTTTGCAAAAGGCTCTTTAGTTGTCGGAAGGTTATGTCCAATAGATTATCATCGTTTTCACTTTCCCTGTGATGGAAGAGTGATCCAAACAAAAGCAATTAATGGGTGGCTTTATTCGGTAAATCCTATCGCATTAAAAAAAAATAGTGAAATATTTTGTCAAAATAAGCGATGCTTAACACTTATAGATTCGCCCTTATATGGACGAATCCTTTATATTGAAGTGGGCGCTACTTGTGTGGGAAGTATTGTCCAAACATATACCAATCAATTGGTAAAAAAGGGAGAAGAAAAAGGATATTTTGAATTTGGAGGTTCAACTGTGGTTCTATTATTTGAGCCTGGACGTCTAAAATTTGATGAAGTTTTATGCCAATCTTCTCAACAGGGAATAGAAATTCGTTGTCTCTTCGGACAAAGAATGGCTTTAGCACTTGAGCATAAAGAGTGCAAAAGTTAA
- a CDS encoding translocation protein TolB — translation MNKTIFFLLICLYANIFAKDDVIYVKLNTESSLVPLYLSEIIDDQAIYSPEYLKKLYEVFRFDLNNNGFTYVISKDKNKKDFFDLDKDMEEIKKLGANFIVKAKVWKNQLSVNVYSPVLHIAKTLENLELKGVLAEDRRKIHQITDQITQTFFQAIGIASSKILYTLKQKNEEGKWKSEIWESDYDGYNAKPIIEQNEGYCITPIYLPPKSHGVTGSICYISYKAGQSKIYFSSKKNPLSQRFTLLKGNQLMPAISRQRDKLAFISDFTGNPDIFIQEFDPEKGAIGKPQQIFSARHATQGTPTFDPTGKKIAFVSNKDGSPKIYSLEIPKPGTKLNQINIKLLTKHNRENSAPNWSPDGKKIAYCAMTQGVRQIWIYDLEKEEEIQLTQGPGNKENPCWAANSLHILFNSTGKNGSELFLLNLNQPNAIKISQGIGEKRFPSWEPKGT, via the coding sequence ATGAATAAAACCATATTTTTCCTTCTTATTTGCCTCTACGCAAATATTTTTGCTAAAGACGACGTTATTTACGTTAAGCTAAATACAGAATCTTCTTTAGTACCACTTTACTTATCTGAAATAATTGATGATCAAGCGATCTACTCTCCAGAATATTTAAAAAAACTTTATGAAGTATTTCGTTTTGACCTTAACAATAATGGTTTTACATATGTTATTTCAAAGGATAAAAACAAAAAAGATTTCTTTGATTTAGATAAAGATATGGAAGAAATTAAAAAACTTGGCGCTAACTTCATAGTTAAAGCAAAAGTTTGGAAAAATCAATTATCGGTAAATGTATACTCACCCGTTTTACATATAGCAAAAACATTGGAAAATTTAGAGCTCAAAGGGGTCTTAGCTGAAGATAGAAGAAAAATTCATCAAATTACGGATCAAATTACTCAAACCTTTTTTCAAGCGATTGGAATTGCCAGTTCAAAAATTCTTTATACCTTAAAACAAAAAAATGAAGAGGGCAAGTGGAAGTCTGAAATATGGGAATCAGATTATGATGGCTATAACGCTAAGCCCATCATTGAGCAAAACGAAGGCTATTGTATTACTCCCATTTACTTACCCCCTAAAAGTCATGGGGTAACCGGATCTATATGCTACATTTCCTATAAAGCAGGACAATCAAAAATTTACTTTTCTTCAAAGAAAAATCCCTTAAGTCAACGATTTACTCTTTTAAAAGGTAATCAATTAATGCCTGCCATTTCTAGACAAAGAGATAAATTAGCCTTTATAAGTGATTTTACAGGTAATCCTGATATTTTTATTCAAGAATTTGACCCCGAAAAGGGCGCTATTGGAAAACCTCAACAAATATTTTCAGCTCGTCATGCAACGCAAGGCACCCCAACTTTCGATCCAACTGGAAAAAAAATTGCATTCGTATCAAACAAAGATGGTTCTCCTAAAATTTATTCTTTGGAAATTCCAAAACCTGGAACTAAATTAAATCAAATAAATATTAAACTTCTTACTAAACACAACCGAGAAAATTCAGCTCCAAATTGGTCTCCTGATGGGAAAAAAATTGCTTATTGCGCCATGACACAAGGTGTTAGGCAGATATGGATTTACGATTTAGAAAAAGAAGAAGAAATTCAGCTAACGCAAGGCCCTGGAAATAAGGAAAATCCATGCTGGGCAGCAAATAGCTTACACATACTCTTTAATTCAACTGGAAAAAACGGTTCAGAACTATTTTTGCTAAATCTAAATCAACCAAATGCAATAAAAATAAGCCAAGGAATAGGTGAAAAAAGGTTTCCTAGCTGGGAGCCAAAGGGAACTTAA